Within the Pseudomonadales bacterium genome, the region TCAGGCGGCGCTGTCCGAAGATGAAAAGGTGCTCTGTCAGGCATTTGGCAAACGGTTGGCCAGCCTGGCGCTCACCCTGCACCACGCGCGGCGCGGCGCACACTGAATGGCCGCACCACCCCTTTCCAGGACTGCAGGTTGCGGCAACCGCTCACGAATCGCGCAACAGACCGCCCTGTGCTGCCTGCTGGCACTGCTCGCACTCTTTGCATTGCAGACCCTCTGGCTCGATCCGCCCACCGCCCTGCCCCCCGCAGTGGCACTGGCGATTCAAGCCTTGCCGCTGCTGGCCTTTCTACCCAGTGCCATCAAGGGTTCACCACGCAGCATGGTCTGGCTCTGCTTTGTGCTGCTGCTCTATTTCATCGTGGCCGTGCCCCACCTCTTTTTGCCGGCAATGCTGCTGTTCGGCATCCTCGAAGTGACGCTGATCACGCTGCTGTTTGTGGCGGCCATGCTCTTTGTGCGCTGGCACAGGCACGAGCGTACCGCAGCGGACCAGGAAGATGATTAGGCAGAAAAAAGCGGCGACCGGAGGGTCACCGCCCGTGGACAGAGGAGGCAGTTCAGAGATTCTTGTGGGTGCCGTCGCACAGCGCACCGGCGGCTGAGCGCTTGCAACCGCAGAAATAGACCGTCTTGCTCTCGGCAGTCTCATAGGCCAACGGCGTGAAAGGCCCCTCCTTGTGCGAACCATCGCAGAAGGGCTGCTTGGCACTCTTGCCGCAGGAGCACCAGTAGTAGGTCTTTCCTGCCTCGACCGCCACACCATAGGGCGCTTTCTGGGCAATCACTGCTTCGGACATGTCGTTCTCCTCGAGGTTGTCGTTGTCTGAAAGTTCACAATGCGCTCTTGCGCGAACCCGCCACCATGCGGTTGCCACCGCGTGACTGTGCTTCGGCCAGTGCCCGGTCAGCCCGGCCCAGTACGCTGCCGAGATCCATCTCCAGCTCTTCGAGCGTCGCCAGACCGCCACTGATGGTGAACCTGAGCGGCTCATCGATCGACTGCATCGACCGCGTCATGGCACTGCGAATCCGCTCGGCAATGGTTCTGGCGCCCGCCAATGGGGTTTCGGGGCAACAGATGCCGAACTCGCTGCCACTCATCCTTCCCAGGATGTCCACTTGACGCACTTCGGCCTGACAGATTCCGGCGCAGTGCACCAGCAGCCGATTGGCGACCTCTTCGCCTTGCCTCGCCACCCGCTCCTTGAACTGGTCGATGTCGAGCATGATCAGCGAAAAGGGCACCGAGAAGCGCAATGAGCGCGACAGTTCATTGTGCGCCAGCGAGAGGAAGTGAGCGCGGTTGAAGACGCCGGTCACCGGATCGGTCACCGCCAGCCGTACAAGCTGGGCCTGCGCCTCTTGCAGCGCCCTCTTCTGTGCCTGAAGTCGCAGCAGCAGCTCGACCCGATGCTGGAACAACGGCTGCTCCAGCGATATCTGCGCCAGATCGTCGACGCCGGAGGCGCACCAAGGCGTGGCGTCGACGCCATCGCCGATCACCGCCAGAGTGGCAGCCTGCGCATGCTCTGTCAGAAAAATCTGCAATCTGGCGGGGTCGGCAGCCCATACGATCAGCAGATCCACCTGTTGCGGCGCTGCATCCATGCTCGATCGCAACAGCCGATGATTGGCAGCATGGAGGCCACTGAGCCACGCCTGCGGCAACGGAGCCACCTCTTCGATCAGCATGATGCTTGCCATCAACCACCCCCTCTGTTGTCCTGTTCACTGTCCGTTCGTACGCTGGCTGCATCGAGCTGCTGTCGCGCCAGCAGCGGATTGGCGTACATGCGCAAGAAATGGCTGCGCTGGCCGGGTGTCAGCTTGGCGCAGCGCTGCAGAAAACCTCTTTTGTCTTCCGCCGACTCATCGGGCCGCTGCAAGTCATGCGAAGCAGGCAGGTCGGTTGCCCCCTCCGCCTGCAATTCGCGCCAGGCAATCCAGCTTGGCGGAAAGAGCGCGTAGTTGGCGATGATCTGCCGATCTATCGCCGTCGCCACCTGATCAGGATCGCTGAACGTCCCACTCAGTGGTTTGCCGAAGACCAGCCGAATGCGCCCCTTTTGCCCCTGGACGCCCGCGGCGATGCTGGTCAGATCCTCGAACGGCGCCTTTTCGTACCGGCCCAGGCGCGCAATCTGGTCGAGTTCCACCGCCTTGCGCTCATCGCAGGGGTCATACTCGTAAGAGATCGCCACTGGGATCAGATTCATCCGCCGCACCGCTTCTGTCAACTCCAGGGCATCGCGTCGATAGGCCAGCAGCAGCATCTTGATCACCGCTGGATCGGTGCGGTCCATGCCATCCTTGGCCCGCCCCTCACTCTGCGCAATCCAGACATTGGCGCTGTGCTCGAGGCGGTCGCGAATGTAATCGGAGAGCAGCTGGCTGTTTCTCAGCAACTCCTTGGCGCCCTTGGCGCTGCGCTTGACGATGAAGCTCTTGTTCAGGCGCATCAGATCGGCCGCGAAGGGCTTGCTCAGCAGGTTGTCACCAATGGCGCAATGCACCGTCTGCAACCCCTGATGGTAGAGCGCATAATTGATCAGTGCCGGATCGAGCACGATGTCGCGGTGGTTGGAGATGAACAGGCAGCCCTGATCGTGCGGGATGTTTTCGACGCCGATCGCTTCAAACCCCTCGGAGGTCTGCTGGAGAACCCTGGAAAGAATCTCCTCGACCCGATCCTGCAGCCGTGCCACTGAGTCGATCCCCGCGACCTCTTTTCTGAAAGCACGTCGAACCAGCCAGCGTGTCAGCACCGGAACGAATCGGTGCAGCCGTGGCAGCATCAGGTTGCCGAACAGATCAAGGAATTCCGGATCGCGCAGCAGCCGTTCGAGAACAGGCCGTACCTCATCATCCCGATAGGGTCGAATCTGTTCAAACCGATCTTCACTCATTGCTTCTGCTCCACGGTTGGCATGATTGAGTTCCCGGGGACACCACCCTTCTTCGCCGGTCTCACGCCGCCTCCACCATCCGCGCCAGCCGCTCGCCATGCTGACGCAACTGCACCAGCACCGCCCGATCGCGTTCCGAACGGATCTCGCCACTGACCGCAAGCTGATCGATCTGCGCAAAAAACTGGGCCAGCGTGAGCAGACCCGGGCCGCCCTCCAGCAGCCGCTGACGCCGCCACTGCTGCCAGCGCGTCTGCTCGGATTCGCTCAGAGTGTGCGGATGGTTGCGCGCCCGGTAGCGAAACAGCAGTTCGGGCAGACGCGGATCGGCAAAGCGCCCGGCATAGCTGGCCAGTCGTGTCGGCTCCTCCTGTTGCAGCTGCTGCATCAGGCGCCGGTCCGGTTCGCTCCAGAAGCTGCCGGCATAAAGCGCCTGCTCGACATCGGGTTCACCCTGTGCGGGAGGCTCGCCAAAAATCTGTTGCAGTTTGTCGGTCAGCGCGGCCACTGCCGGAAAGTTTTGCCAATGTCGTTCACAGCGGGCGCGGTCGATCTGCAACCGTTCTGCCAGTTGAGGCGTCAACAACTTCAGCGGTGCAATGGCCGGACAACGGTTGAGATGGATCAGCTTGAGCGGAATGCGCCGCTGTCCCTGCTGCTCCAACTGCTCCCGGCTGGAGAAGAGCCGCTGACGGATCTCCTCCACGCTGCACTCCAGCAGTGGCGCGGGATCTTCGCTCAGATCGAAACAGATCACCGCATTGGCATTGGTGGCGTGACGCGCCAGTGGCAGCACGATGGCGGTGTGGCCATGCGCTGCCGGAAAACGGCCAGAGACATGCAGTACGGGAGTCGGTTGGCGCAGGTCGATCAGGCGGGCCACCTCGCGCTTGTCACGCATCCGGTAGCTGTAGTCGAACAGCCGCGGCTGCCGCGCCTTGATCAGGCGGGCCACGGCAAGGGTGGCCTCGACATCGGCCAAGGCATCGTGCGCATCTGCATGGGCTATCTGGTTGGCACGGGTGAGATCTTCGAGGCGAAAGCTGGGTGTGCCATCCTCATGCAGTGGCCAGTCGATGCCGTCGGGACGCAGCGCATAGGTCATCCGCACCAGATCGATCAGATCCCAGCGACTGTTGCCCTGCTGCCATTCATGCGCATAGGGGTCGAGAAAATTTCGATAGAACAGATGGCGGGTGAAGCCATCATCGAACCGCAGGTTGTTGTAGCCGACGATGCAGCTGTTGGCACTCGCCAGTTCGCTCTGCAGAGCGCGCGCGAATCGGGCTTCGTCGACACCCAGCTCATCACAGCGCTGCGGCGTGATCCCAGTAATCAGGCAGGAGCGTGGCTGTGGCAGACAGTCATCGCTCAGTCGGCAGTGGAGCACGACCGGCTCTGCCACCGGCTGCAATGCAAGGTCGGTACGCACTGCGGCAAACTGCGCCGGCCGGTCGATGCGCATGTCGAGACCAAAAGTTTCGTAATCGTGCCACAAGAAGGTTGGAGCACTGCTGTTCATCCTGCCTCCAGAGACATCCGCTCATCCCGCTGGAACGCGGTCTTGCGACTGCCGGATGGGGTGATCGCTGCCGGATGTCGGCAGCAGCCGGGAAACTGCCTCGGCCGCCCGCTGGCTGGCGTCGCGTGCCAACTGCTGACGCACCTGCGCAAAGCTGACCAACATCGGTTCACGATCGGAATCGGACTCCAGCAGCCGCAGCAACTCCTGGCCCAACAGTTCCGGCTGCGCCGCATTCTGCAGGAATTCAGGCACGATCTGCTCATGCAGCAGCAGATTGGGCAGCCCGACATGGGGCACCTTGACCAGTTTCGAGAGGATCCAGAAACTCAATGGCGCAAGCCGGTAGGCAATCACCATCGGGCGGCCGATCAGCATCGCCTCCAGGGTCGCGGTGCCCGAAGCCACCAGCACGGCATCTGCCGCCGCCATCGCCTCGCGCGACCGTCCATCCACCAGGCTGATCGGCAGAGAGTCATCACGCTGCGCCAGAAGCTGCTCCAGTTGCGCCCGACGCGCCGTATTGGCGCATGGCAGGATGAACCGCAGTGCCGGCAATCGCCGCAGACACCAGGCGGCGGTGTCAAAGAACAGCGGCGCCAAACGGGAAACTTCGCCAGCACGACTGCCGGGCAGCAGCGCCACCAAGG harbors:
- a CDS encoding GGDEF domain-containing protein, whose product is MASIMLIEEVAPLPQAWLSGLHAANHRLLRSSMDAAPQQVDLLIVWAADPARLQIFLTEHAQAATLAVIGDGVDATPWCASGVDDLAQISLEQPLFQHRVELLLRLQAQKRALQEAQAQLVRLAVTDPVTGVFNRAHFLSLAHNELSRSLRFSVPFSLIMLDIDQFKERVARQGEEVANRLLVHCAGICQAEVRQVDILGRMSGSEFGICCPETPLAGARTIAERIRSAMTRSMQSIDEPLRFTISGGLATLEELEMDLGSVLGRADRALAEAQSRGGNRMVAGSRKSAL
- a CDS encoding 1-acyl-sn-glycerol-3-phosphate acyltransferase; the protein is MSEDRFEQIRPYRDDEVRPVLERLLRDPEFLDLFGNLMLPRLHRFVPVLTRWLVRRAFRKEVAGIDSVARLQDRVEEILSRVLQQTSEGFEAIGVENIPHDQGCLFISNHRDIVLDPALINYALYHQGLQTVHCAIGDNLLSKPFAADLMRLNKSFIVKRSAKGAKELLRNSQLLSDYIRDRLEHSANVWIAQSEGRAKDGMDRTDPAVIKMLLLAYRRDALELTEAVRRMNLIPVAISYEYDPCDERKAVELDQIARLGRYEKAPFEDLTSIAAGVQGQKGRIRLVFGKPLSGTFSDPDQVATAIDRQIIANYALFPPSWIAWRELQAEGATDLPASHDLQRPDESAEDKRGFLQRCAKLTPGQRSHFLRMYANPLLARQQLDAASVRTDSEQDNRGGG
- a CDS encoding DUF2069 domain-containing protein, yielding MAAPPLSRTAGCGNRSRIAQQTALCCLLALLALFALQTLWLDPPTALPPAVALAIQALPLLAFLPSAIKGSPRSMVWLCFVLLLYFIVAVPHLFLPAMLLFGILEVTLITLLFVAAMLFVRWHRHERTAADQEDD
- a CDS encoding CDGSH iron-sulfur domain-containing protein, with translation MSEAVIAQKAPYGVAVEAGKTYYWCSCGKSAKQPFCDGSHKEGPFTPLAYETAESKTVYFCGCKRSAAGALCDGTHKNL
- the lpxB gene encoding lipid-A-disaccharide synthase yields the protein MTMSPRIALVAGEVSGDLLGGPLMAALRQRFAHASFEGIGGERMLAQGLSPLAEMERLSVMGLVEVLGRLPELLALRHRLVSHWIDDPPDLFIGIDAPDFNLGLEARLHAAGIRTAHYVSPSVWAWRQGRVKKIGKAVDLMLTLFPFEADFYRKADVAVEFVGHPLADELIEFGDAAAHRAAFDLSAEVPLVALLPGSRAGEVSRLAPLFFDTAAWCLRRLPALRFILPCANTARRAQLEQLLAQRDDSLPISLVDGRSREAMAAADAVLVASGTATLEAMLIGRPMVIAYRLAPLSFWILSKLVKVPHVGLPNLLLHEQIVPEFLQNAAQPELLGQELLRLLESDSDREPMLVSFAQVRQQLARDASQRAAEAVSRLLPTSGSDHPIRQSQDRVPAG
- the sbcB gene encoding exodeoxyribonuclease I gives rise to the protein MNSSAPTFLWHDYETFGLDMRIDRPAQFAAVRTDLALQPVAEPVVLHCRLSDDCLPQPRSCLITGITPQRCDELGVDEARFARALQSELASANSCIVGYNNLRFDDGFTRHLFYRNFLDPYAHEWQQGNSRWDLIDLVRMTYALRPDGIDWPLHEDGTPSFRLEDLTRANQIAHADAHDALADVEATLAVARLIKARQPRLFDYSYRMRDKREVARLIDLRQPTPVLHVSGRFPAAHGHTAIVLPLARHATNANAVICFDLSEDPAPLLECSVEEIRQRLFSSREQLEQQGQRRIPLKLIHLNRCPAIAPLKLLTPQLAERLQIDRARCERHWQNFPAVAALTDKLQQIFGEPPAQGEPDVEQALYAGSFWSEPDRRLMQQLQQEEPTRLASYAGRFADPRLPELLFRYRARNHPHTLSESEQTRWQQWRRQRLLEGGPGLLTLAQFFAQIDQLAVSGEIRSERDRAVLVQLRQHGERLARMVEAA